In Nicotiana tabacum cultivar K326 chromosome 17, ASM71507v2, whole genome shotgun sequence, one DNA window encodes the following:
- the LOC107828426 gene encoding F-box/LRR-repeat protein At5g02910-like: MGEQDQCPGSSGNDGDCKGHENPPQKTKKNQKGCAVTGIDWISQLPDSLIVQILSLMPVKDAFRTTILSKRWQYLWTSIDNLIFGSRNINCSDSLAVNKIYHSGMSYNSKLDEWLEIALKNKVEDIDLDIWYYDQESYILPQVLCSSSSVLKLSCTCCRISEDCTLNWTSLKSLTLTHLFLRDEHIEQIISSCPQLEALELQEFCGFHRLHITSPKCRRLQLINHGHPKGDWDSSGGDCFLEVVAPYVRHLKIFGGFHLYGN, translated from the exons ATGGGCGAGCAAGACCAGTGCCCTGGCAGTTCTGGTAACGATGGAGACTGTAAAGGCCATGAAAATCCACCtcagaaaacaaagaagaatcaGAAAGGATGCGCAGTAACTGGAATTGATTGGATCAGTCAGTTACCTGACTCTCTAATTGTCCAAATTCTTTCTCTAATGCCCGTAAAAGATGCCTTCAGAACAACTATTCTCTCTAAACGTTGGCAATACCTCTGGACCTCTATCGACAACCTCATCTTTGGCAGCAGGAATATCAATTGTTCTGATAGCTTGGCAGTGAACAA GATATATCACAGTGGTATGTCTTATAATTCTAAACTTGACGAATGGCTTGAAATTGCTTTGAAGAACAAAGTGGAGGATATTGACCTGGATATTTGGTATTATGATCAAGAATCCTATATCTTGCCGCAAGTTCTCTGCAGCAGCTCATCAGTTCTAAAACTAAGTTGCACGTGTTGCAGAATATCAGAAGATTGTACACTAAATTGGACATCCCTAAAGAGTTTAACGCTAACACATTTGTTTCTCCGGGATGAACATATTGAACAAATAATATCAAGTTGCCCCCAGCTGGAAGCTTTGGAGCTACAAGAATTTTGTGGTTTTCATCGTTTGCATATAACTTCTCCTAAGTGTAGGAGACTGCAGTTGATCAATCACGGACATCCTAAGGGAGATTGGGATTCATCTGGAGGTGATTGTTTCTTAGAAGTTGTTGCTCCATATGTTCGACATTTGAAGATTTTTGGGGGATTTCACCTATATGGAAATTAG
- the LOC107789053 gene encoding NADH dehydrogenase [ubiquinone] iron-sulfur protein 4, mitochondrial yields MASSLQRIARHSPLAAYRSSLTPIWRQFASEALVEIKAGEIGMVSGIPDEHLRRRVVIFSPARTASQQGSGKVGRWKINFLSTQKWENPLMGWTSTGDPYANVGESALSFESEEAAKAFAEKHGWEYTVKKRHTPLLKIKSYAENFKWKGPPKTEE; encoded by the exons ATGGCAAGCTCTCTGCAGCGAATAGCGAGACATTCCCCTCTTGCCGCCTACCGATCTTCTCTCACGCCGATATGGAGACAATTTGCGTCAGAAGCGTTGGTCGAAATCAAGGCCGGCGAGATCGGTATGGTCTCTGGTATTCCTGATGAACATCTTCGCCGAAGG GTTGTGATTTTCTCACCTGCTCGGACTGCTAGTCAACAGGGGTCTGGAAAAGTTGGAAGATGGAAAATCAATTTCTTATCAACTCAGAA ATGGGAGAATCCATTGATGGGTTGGACATCCACAGGGGATCCATATGCCAATGTTGGTGAATCCGCGCTTAGTTTTGAGAGTGAAGAAGCTGCAAAAGCATTTGCTGAAAAGCATGGCTGGGAATACACG GTTAAGAAGCGCCACACACCATTGTTAAAG ATCAAGTCGTATGCGGAAAACTTCAAGTGGAAGGGGCCTCCCAAGACAGAAGAATAA